The DNA sequence GTCTGCAACGACGGCTGGTCACTGACGACGACGACATGATCAACGACTGCTGCCAGGCTGGCCAGGGTGTCCAGGGCCATCGACCAGGCCAGTCTGCGGCGCAGCGGCGCAGGGACGGTGTCCACCCGGGATTTGGCGAAGACCAAGGGTTTCAATGCCAGCACTGCCCCGACCCGGTCTCGGTGTGGTGCGGTCGGGTCGGTCCGGGGTGCGGCCTGTTCGCTGTTCATCGCTACCGATGCTGTCATGAGGGCTTAGGGTGAAGCCACCTCGTCCATCGGGGCGTGAACTGTTGACGACGTGTGAGGCGGAGATGTCCGACGACCCAGCAACCGGTGATCCCACCCCGGGCCGGACCAGCCGGCCCGTCGACCGCCGCAAAAACGTGCGGCTGCGGCCGCTGCGGAAGGTCATCAGCGAGCCGGCAGAACCGACGCTGTTCTGGGTTGTCTGGCTCCTCAACGAGGGTCTGAAGAGGTTCACTCTGCGGGACTGGCGCAATCAGGAGAAGATCCCGAAGACTGGTGGCGCGGTGCTGGTCGTCAACCACGTCTCCAACATCGACCCGGTCGTCTTCGGGCAGTACCTCGTCTACGCCGGCCGCTGGCCGCGTTTCCTCGGGAAGGCGTCGCTGTTCAGGATCCCGGTCATCGGCCGTATCATCACCGCCTGCGGGCAGATTCCGGTCGAACGGGACACCCGCAACGCCGCTGTGGCACTGCAGCAGGCGGTCGTGGCGGTGCTCGCCGGCAAGTGCGTCTCGATCTATCCAGAAGGCACGATCACGCTCGATCCGGATCTGTGGCCGATGACTGGGCGGCATGGTGCCGCCCGGATCGCCTTCGCCACCGGCTGTCCGGTGATTCCGGTGGGGCAGTGGGGATCGCAGGAGATCATGTACGGCAAGCAGATCCACTTCCCCAAGCTGCTGCCTCGCAAGACGTTGATCTTGAAGGCGGGCGATCCGGTCGACCTCGACGACCTGCGCGAGCAGCAGCTCAGCACCGCCGTGCTCGACGAGGCCACCGACCGCATCATGAATGCGATCACCGCAATCGTCGCCGAACTGCGCGGCGAGGAACCACCACCGGTCCGTTTCGACGCCCGCCGCCAGCGCCGGACGAAAGGACAGGACCGATGAGCAAGGTCGCCGTGATGGGCTCCGGATCATGGGGGACCGGGTTCGCCCTGACTCTGTGCGACGCCGGCAACGAGGTGACCATGTGGGCCCGGCGGGCTGAGCTGTGCGACGCGATCAACACCCAGCACCGCAACGTGGACTACTTTCCGACCATCGAGCTGCCACCCTCGTTGAGAGCGGTCACCGACCCCCAGGAGGCGATGTCGGGGGCCGACTTCGTCGTGCTGGCGGTGCCCTCACAGTCGCTGCGAGAGAACCTCCGGGTCTGGAGGATCCCCGAGAACGCGGTCGTCGTCAGCCTGGCGAAGGGGATCGAGCTGGGTACCGGTCTGCGGATGAGTCAGGTGATAGCCGAGGTCGCGGGCATCCCGCCCTCGAGGATCGCCGTGGTCACCGGGCCCAACCTGGCCAGGGAGATCGCCGAACGCAAGCCGTCGGCCAGCGTCGTCGCGAGCACCTCGATCGAGACTGCGGAGGCGCTGCAGGCGATCTGCCATACCCGCAGCTTCCGTCCGTACACCAACACCGACGTGATCGGCTGCGAACTGGGCGGGGCCACCAAGAACGTGATCGCCCTCGCTGTCGGGATGGCGATCGGGATCGGTCTTGGTGACAACGCAACGGCCTCGGTGATCACCCGTGGTCTGGCGGAGATCACCAGGCTCGGTCAGGCGCTGGGTGCCGACCCGTACACCTTTTCCGGGCTGGCCGGGCTGGGGGACCTGGTCGCCACCTGCTCGTCACCGCTGTCGCGGAACCGGACGTTCGGCGAGCAGCTCGGCAAGGGCAGAACGGTGTCTGAGATCACCGCCTCCACCCGGCAGGTCGCCGAGGGGGTCAAGTCCTGTGCGTCGATCCAGGCGCTGGCGGCGGCGCACGGGGTGGAGATGCCGATCGTCGACGCGGTGGCTGCAGTGATCGCCGAGAAGATGACGCCGACGGAGATGATCACCGCACTGCTGTCCCGGTCCGCCAAGCCGGAACGCTACTAGGAGCCACCGTACGAGCCGGCGGTCAGGCGGCTGGCGTCCTTGATGCAGTGAGCGCCTGCTCGAGGTCCTGCCACAGGTCCTCGAGATGCTCGATGCCGACGGACATCCGGACCAGGCCGGGCGGCACCGTCACCAGCTCGGACGGCCATCGGCGTCGCCGCTCGAAGGTGGACTCGACTCCGCCGAGGCTGGTCGCATGGACCCAGAGCCTGGCGGCGGCCACGAAGGCGTCCGCAGCGTCGGCCGAGCCGAGATCGATCGACAGCAGCGACCCGAACCCCGTCATCTGGGCGGCTGCGACCTGGTGCCCGGGGTCGGTGTCCAGACCGGGGTAGTGCACAGCCACGACCGATGGATGGCGCTGCAGCCGGTGGGCCAGCTCGCTCGCGGTGGCCTGCGCCTGCTGCAGCCGGACATGCAGGGTGCGGATGCCGCGCAGCACGAGATAGGACTCCAGCGCGCCCGGGGTGGCGCCGTGCAGCCGCCGGGTGGTATCCAGTCGGCTGAGGCGGTCGGTGTCGGTGTCATGCACCACCGCCACCCCCAGCAGGGCGTCCGAGTGGCCGGACAGGAACTTGGTCGCCGAGTGCAGCACCACGTCCGCGCCGAAGCCGAACGGCCGCTGCAGCAGCGGGGTGGCGAAGGTGTTGTCCACGACGAAGGTGCAACCGGTGCCGCGCAGCCCGGCGCCGATGGTAGCCAGGTCCGCGATCTCCATCATCGGGTTGGTCGGCGACTCGAGCCACACCATGTCGGCGCCAGCACCGGCCTCCAGCACCGCGGCCGGACTGGTCAGG is a window from the Microlunatus panaciterrae genome containing:
- a CDS encoding lysophospholipid acyltransferase family protein — translated: MSDDPATGDPTPGRTSRPVDRRKNVRLRPLRKVISEPAEPTLFWVVWLLNEGLKRFTLRDWRNQEKIPKTGGAVLVVNHVSNIDPVVFGQYLVYAGRWPRFLGKASLFRIPVIGRIITACGQIPVERDTRNAAVALQQAVVAVLAGKCVSIYPEGTITLDPDLWPMTGRHGAARIAFATGCPVIPVGQWGSQEIMYGKQIHFPKLLPRKTLILKAGDPVDLDDLREQQLSTAVLDEATDRIMNAITAIVAELRGEEPPPVRFDARRQRRTKGQDR
- a CDS encoding NAD(P)H-dependent glycerol-3-phosphate dehydrogenase, with the translated sequence MSKVAVMGSGSWGTGFALTLCDAGNEVTMWARRAELCDAINTQHRNVDYFPTIELPPSLRAVTDPQEAMSGADFVVLAVPSQSLRENLRVWRIPENAVVVSLAKGIELGTGLRMSQVIAEVAGIPPSRIAVVTGPNLAREIAERKPSASVVASTSIETAEALQAICHTRSFRPYTNTDVIGCELGGATKNVIALAVGMAIGIGLGDNATASVITRGLAEITRLGQALGADPYTFSGLAGLGDLVATCSSPLSRNRTFGEQLGKGRTVSEITASTRQVAEGVKSCASIQALAAAHGVEMPIVDAVAAVIAEKMTPTEMITALLSRSAKPERY
- a CDS encoding trans-sulfuration enzyme family protein, which codes for MSPDPVPPIQPHRSERPQTTAVTAGRPERAPDAPLNQPPVLASTYVGGGDTGYGRYGNPSWTALESTVGALEGGRAISFASGMAAVHAILELVPPGGTVVLPRHCYLGVAALAGQLQDRGALTVRVVDLTSPAAVLEAGAGADMVWLESPTNPMMEIADLATIGAGLRGTGCTFVVDNTFATPLLQRPFGFGADVVLHSATKFLSGHSDALLGVAVVHDTDTDRLSRLDTTRRLHGATPGALESYLVLRGIRTLHVRLQQAQATASELAHRLQRHPSVVAVHYPGLDTDPGHQVAAAQMTGFGSLLSIDLGSADAADAFVAAARLWVHATSLGGVESTFERRRRWPSELVTVPPGLVRMSVGIEHLEDLWQDLEQALTASRTPAA